One Oryza brachyantha chromosome 3, ObraRS2, whole genome shotgun sequence DNA segment encodes these proteins:
- the LOC102715279 gene encoding uncharacterized protein C6C3.02c, whose protein sequence is MLLTALTVLRRSRPAPRAAPVRNPPQPARQAPPPAPTQSGGGSILGGIGSTIAQGMAFGTGSAMAHRAVDAVMGPRTIQHETVVSEAAASVTPMGNAAASDSCSIHSKAFQDCINNYGSDISKCQFYLDMLNECRRGGATA, encoded by the exons ATGTTATTGACTGCATTGACTGTTCTAA GAAGGTCTCGCCCTGCCCCACGTGCTGCTCCAGTGCGGAACCCTCCGCAGCCAG CAAGGCAggctcctcctccagctcccACCCAGAGCGGTGGTGGCTCTATCCTGGGAGGAATTGGGTCCACTATTGCTCAAG GCATGGCTTTCGGTACTGGCAGTGCCATGGCACACAGGGCAGTTGATGCTGTAATGGGTCCGCGGACCATTCAGCATGAAACCGTTGTCTCTGAGGCCGCTGCCTCTGTCACCCCAATGGGCAACGCCGCTGCATCCGACTCATGCAGCATCCATTCCAAGGCCTTCCAAGAC TGCATCAACAACTATGGAAGTGACATCAGCAAGTGCCAATTCTACCTGGATATGCTGAACGAGTGCCGCCGTGGTGGTGCAACTGCTTAA
- the LOC102715555 gene encoding angio-associated migratory cell protein gives MSISGEVPGEGSDGEEVFINEEDIINEIPIDEEDLPDRDEEDDDDGDGMDLQEDDSQYAFRAHTDEIYSAACSPTDASLVATGGKDDRGFLWKIGSAEDVLELAGHTDTVCTVAFSSDGNLLASGSFDGCINVWNTATRALQGTLEGSGSGFEWLKWHPRGHLIIAGSEDCNLWMWNADHNAILNTFAGHSSTVTCGDFTPDGKLICTGSDDASLRLWDPRTAQSRHVIRGHGYHTDGVTCLSITLDSQTIVSGSKDNSVHVVNINSGQVVGSLDGHSGSIECVGISPSYNWVATGSMDQKLIIWDLARQSIRCTCNHDEGVTSLAWLGSSRFVASGCIDGMVRVWDSLSGECVRAFAGHGDVVQSLAVSADGNSVVSVSTDGSALVFDISMFK, from the exons ATGAGCATCTCGGGTGAGGTCCCCGGTGAGGGTTCTGATGGGGAGGAGGTATTCATCAATGAGGAGGACATCATCAACGAGATACCCATCGATGAGGAAG ATCTCCCTGACCGTGATgaagaggatgatgatgacgGCGATGGGATGG ATTTGCAAGAGGATGATTCCCAATACGCATTCCGTGCTCATACAG ACGAGATATACTCTGCTGCATGCAGTCCTACAGATGCATCACTTGTGGCTACTGGAGGGAAAGATGATAGAGGATTCCTGTGGAAAATTGGATCAGCAGAGGATGTTTTAGAGCTGGCCG GGCACACAGATACAGTCTGTACAGTTGCTTTCAGCTCAGATGGGAATCTTTTGGCTTCTGGGAGTTTTGATGGATGCATAAATGTGTGGAATACAGCTACACGAGCCCTTCAGGGAACCCTTGAGGGTTCTGGATCTGGCTTCGAG TGGCTTAAATGGCATCCACGAGGGCATCTGATAATTGCAGGATCAGAAGACTGTAATTTGTGGATGTGGAACGCTGACCATAATGCCATTCTTAATACCTTTGCTGGCCATAGTAGCACAGTGACATGTGGTGATTTTACTCCAGATG GTAAACTTATCTGTACCGGATCAGATGATGCATCATTGAGATTATGGGACCCAAGAACTGCTCAAAGCAGGCATGTTATCCGAG GCCATGGCTATCATACGGATGGAGTAACATGCTTATCAATTACTTTGGATTCCCAAACAATCGTTAGTGGCTCAAAGGATAATTCTGTGCATGTTGTGAACATAAACTCAGGCCAG GTTGTTGGTTCATTGGATGGCCACAGTGGCTCTATTGAGTGTGTTGGTATCTCACCAAG TTACAATTGGGTGGCAACAGGGAGCATGGATCAGAAGCTCATTATCTGGGACCTTGCTCGCCAATCGATCCGATGCACTTGCAACCATGAT GAGGGAGTGACGTCCCTGGCATGGCTCGGCTCGTCAAGATTTGTGGCGTCAGGGTGCATCGACGGCATGGTGCGAGTCTGGGACAGCCTCTCCGGGGAGTGCGTCAGGGCCTTCGCCGGCCACGGCGATGTCGTGCAGTCGCTCGCCGTCTCCGCTGACGGCAACTCCGTGGTCTCGGTGTCAACCGATGGCTCTGCCCTCGTCTTCGACATTTCCATGTTCAAGTGA
- the LOC102714995 gene encoding gamma-glutamyl peptidase 5-like gives MGMGPLENAASAVDAAAVEAKAAATATGGGGSYAVLQCGEDSEYVRKAYGGYFEVFRALLAEDGERWRVYRAVRGELPGDADAAALDGFVISGSCSDAHADDPWILALVDLIRRQHAAGKRILGVCFGHQILCRALGGKTGRAKKGWDIGVNCIHPTAAAARLFAPLPLPVHLPIIEFHRDEVWELPPQAEVLARSEKTGVEMFRLGDRVMGVQGHPEYSKDILMSIADRLLRNNLILDCQVDSAKASFDVRQPDKELWKKVCRGFLKGRLQSQQQKQQKASAQLVLSDSLYL, from the exons ATGGGAATGGGGCCCCTCGAGAACGCGGCGTCGGCcgtggacgcggcggcggtggaggcgaaggcggcggcgacggcgacgggcggcggggGGTCGTACGCGGTGCTGCAGTGCGGGGAGGACTCGGAGTACGTGCGCAAGGCGTACGGGGGATACTTCGAGGTGTTCAGGGCGCTGctggcggaggacggcgagcgGTGGCGGGTGTACCGGGCCGTGCGCGGGGAGCTCCCGGGGGACGCCGATGCCGCGGCGCTCGACGGGTTCGTCATCTCCGGGAGCTGCAGCGACGCCCACGCCGACGACCCCTGGATCCTCGCGCTCGTCGACCTCATCCGCCGCCAGCACGCCGCCGGCAAGCGCATCCTCGGCGTCTGCTTCGGCCACCAG ATCCTGTGCCGGGCACTGGGCGGCAAGACCGGCCGGGCGAAGAAGGGCTGGGACATCGGCGTCAACTGCATccaccccaccgccgccgcggcgaggctcTTTGCTCCTCTCCCGCTCCCCGTCCACTTGCCCATCATCGAGTTCCACCGGGATGAG GTGTGGGAGCTGCCTCCTCAGGCTGAGGTGCTGGCACGATCGGAGAAGACCGGCGTCGAGATGTTCCGGCTCGGCGACCGCGTCATGGGCGTCCAGGGCCACCCGGAGTACAGCAAGGACATCCTCATGAGCATCGCCGACCGCCTCCTCCGCAACAATCTCATCCTG GATTGCCAGGTGGATTCGGCGAAGGCTAGCTTCGACGTGCGGCAACCTGACAAGGAGCTGTGGAAGAAGGTGTGCAGGGGTTTTCTGAAGGGGAGGCTTCAGtcgcagcagcagaagcagcagaaaGCGTCGGCGCAGCTGGTGCTATCGGACTCGCTCTACTTGTAA